AGGAACGCGAACCGCCCGTCCGGCGCCACCAGGAACTCCACCGTGCCCAGGCCCGTGTACCGCACGGCGCGCGCGATCGTGGCGGCCGCGTCGTGCAGCGCGCTCCGCAGCCCGGGGGACAGGTGCGGCGCGGGCGCGACCTCGACCAGCTTCTGGTGGCGGGCCTGGAGCGAGCAGTCGCGGTCGCCGAGCACGGTCGTGCCGACGAGCTGCACCTCGACGTGCCGGGCGGGTTCCAGCAGCTCCTCCGCGTACACCGCGTCGTCGCCGAACGCGGCCAGCGCCTCGGCCCGGCACCGCTGCACCGCGGCGTCGAGGTCGGCCAGGTGCCGCACCACGCGCACGCCCTTGCCGCCACCGCCGGCCGCGGCCTTCACCACCACCGCGCCGTGCGCGCGGAAGAACTCCTCGAACCCGTCGCCGGCGCCCGCCAGGACCGGCACGCCGACCTCGGCGGCCAGCTCCCGGGCCCGCCGCTTGTCGCCCAGCAGCTCCAGCACCTCGGGCGGCGGGCCGACGAAGGTCAGGCCGGCCTCGGCGCACCGCCGGGCGAAGCGGGCGTTCTCGGCCAGGAAGCCGTAGCCGGGGTGCACCAGGTCGCAGCCCGCGGCGGCGGCGACCACCGCGTCGACGTCGAGGTACGCGCGCCCGTCGGGCAGCCGCACCGCGCGGTCGGCGAACCGGGCGTGCGCGTCGTCGGAGTCGGTGACCAGCGCGACGGTGCCCCAGCCCAGGTCGGCGGCGGCCCGCAGCACGCGGACGGCGATCTCACCCCGGTTGGCGACGAACAGCGTGGGCACTTCGACCTCCTGAGCGACCGCTTAGTATGTGACCCCGGTCGCATACTGACACCTGGACTTAGCGTTAGTCCAGAGGGAACCGATCCACCCACCGAGGCGTCCTTGGGGCATTCGGGTCGCAGGGCGTGGAGTTCAGGAGGCACCACCGTGGTTTTCAAGAGGATGTTGCGCGCGTTCGGGGTCGGCGGTCCCACGGTCGACACGGTGCTGGCCAACCCGAACGTCCGGCCGGGCGAGCTGCTCGGCGGCGAGGTCCGCATCGCGGGCGGTGACCACCCGGCCGACATCGACCAGGTGAAGCTCTCGCTGGTCACCCGCGTCGAGGTGGAGAGCGGCGACAACGAGCACAACCGCACCGTCGAGTTCGCCCGCGTCGTGGTGGGCCAGCGCATCACCGTCGGACCGGGCCAGAACCTCGTGCTGCCGTTCCGGTTCCCGGTGCCGCTGGAGACCCCGCTGACCGTCGTGCACGGCCGGCCCCTGCACGGGATGACCATGGGCGTGCGCACCGAGCTGGAGGTGCGCGGCGCCGTCGACCCGGGCGACCTCGACGCGTTCAACGTGCACCCGCTGCCGTCGCAGGAGCACGTGCTCAACGCGTTCGGCGCCCTCGGCTTCGGCTTCCAGCGGGCCGACTGCGAGCAGGGGCGCATCCACGGCGTGCCGCAGCAGCTGCCGTTCTACCAGGAGATCGA
This portion of the Saccharothrix syringae genome encodes:
- a CDS encoding sporulation protein; the protein is MVFKRMLRAFGVGGPTVDTVLANPNVRPGELLGGEVRIAGGDHPADIDQVKLSLVTRVEVESGDNEHNRTVEFARVVVGQRITVGPGQNLVLPFRFPVPLETPLTVVHGRPLHGMTMGVRTELEVRGAVDPGDLDAFNVHPLPSQEHVLNAFGALGFGFQRADCEQGRIHGVPQQLPFYQEIEFRPPAQFAHRISQLELTFVTDPHHLYVVLEADRRGGLFRQGGDTFGHFAMSHDEALRTDWAALLHQWTDQVAHRRGGHHGGGHGGHHGGIGAGGVVAGAAAGVFGGMMIGEVLDEVGDFFEGE